One Pyrococcus furiosus DSM 3638 genomic region harbors:
- a CDS encoding uL15m family ribosomal protein yields MIRRRKKVRKLRGSHTHGWGCKKKHRGGGSKGGRGMAGTGKRNKSKWTWTIKYAPDHLGKRGFSRPPEVQREVRVVNLKFIDEHLDELMQMGIAYEEGGKIIVDVTQFADKVLGTGKLTRPLVIKARAFSPKAEEKIKAAGGEAVLV; encoded by the coding sequence ATGATAAGGAGAAGGAAGAAGGTCAGAAAGTTGAGAGGCAGTCACACTCACGGATGGGGATGTAAGAAGAAGCACAGGGGAGGAGGTAGCAAGGGCGGTAGAGGTATGGCAGGAACTGGAAAGAGAAACAAGAGCAAGTGGACTTGGACAATAAAATATGCCCCCGACCACCTGGGTAAGAGAGGATTTTCAAGACCCCCAGAAGTCCAGAGGGAAGTTAGAGTTGTAAACCTAAAGTTTATCGATGAACACCTCGATGAGCTAATGCAAATGGGCATAGCATATGAAGAAGGAGGAAAAATAATCGTCGATGTAACGCAATTTGCTGATAAAGTCTTAGGTACTGGAAAGCTCACTAGACCTCTAGTAATTAAGGCAAGGGCATTTTCTCCAAAGGCAGAAGAGAAAATTAAGGCTGCTGGAGGAGAAGCTGTTCTCGTTTAA
- a CDS encoding (2Fe-2S)-binding protein, protein MKIICRCNDVTLEEIERLIDEGVTELEELRRLLRLGMGPCQGRTCIPLVISILARKTGKKIEEIPLPNARFPVRPVKIEAFVEGEK, encoded by the coding sequence ATGAAGATAATTTGCCGATGTAATGATGTCACACTTGAAGAAATTGAAAGGCTGATAGATGAAGGGGTAACGGAGTTAGAAGAGCTTAGAAGACTACTAAGATTGGGAATGGGACCTTGCCAGGGAAGAACTTGCATTCCGTTAGTTATCTCAATTCTCGCAAGAAAAACTGGGAAAAAGATAGAAGAGATCCCCCTTCCAAATGCTAGATTTCCAGTGAGACCTGTAAAAATAGAGGCATTTGTGGAGGGAGAAAAATGA
- a CDS encoding NAD(P)/FAD-dependent oxidoreductase, producing MIGIIGGGIIGVATAYELAKLGEEVVVFEKRYFGSGSTFRCASGIRAQFTDEANIKLMKYSIERWKTLSEELGHNIMFQQTGYLFLATTEEEVEAFKKNIKLQNKFGVPTRLITPEEAKEIVPPLNADAFLAGAWNPEDGKASPFHTLYAYKKAGERLGVKFYEYTKVVGIEKDGSKWKIKTTRGEFKVDIIINATNAWAREINKMIGKDIIPVTPYKHQLVKTEPIERGQIEPLVCPPAWNDSYVIQDGEDGGVICGTALEYESSPDDVTPTYEFVKEVLKWAVKIIPALKHVHVVRQWAGHYAKTPDKNPAIGMIEENFYVAVGFSGHGFMMAPAVAQALAEKIVEGKTKVPLDWEWFDPWRFERGELRASAFQIG from the coding sequence ATGATTGGTATCATTGGTGGAGGTATTATAGGAGTGGCTACAGCCTATGAATTAGCGAAGCTTGGAGAGGAAGTAGTCGTATTTGAAAAGAGGTATTTTGGTTCTGGTTCAACCTTCAGATGTGCCAGTGGTATAAGGGCACAATTTACAGATGAAGCTAACATAAAGCTGATGAAGTATTCAATAGAGAGATGGAAAACATTAAGCGAGGAACTCGGTCATAACATTATGTTCCAACAAACTGGATACTTATTCTTAGCCACCACTGAGGAGGAAGTAGAGGCATTTAAAAAGAACATAAAGCTCCAGAATAAATTTGGCGTTCCAACAAGACTAATAACACCAGAGGAAGCAAAAGAAATAGTTCCTCCTTTAAATGCTGATGCATTCCTTGCTGGAGCATGGAACCCAGAAGATGGCAAGGCAAGTCCATTCCATACTCTCTATGCTTATAAGAAAGCAGGTGAAAGGCTTGGAGTGAAGTTCTATGAGTACACGAAAGTAGTTGGGATAGAAAAGGATGGAAGTAAGTGGAAAATAAAGACTACAAGAGGAGAGTTCAAGGTAGACATCATTATTAACGCCACAAATGCTTGGGCAAGAGAAATTAACAAGATGATTGGTAAAGATATAATTCCCGTAACACCATACAAGCACCAACTGGTAAAGACTGAGCCTATAGAAAGAGGGCAAATTGAACCCCTTGTCTGCCCCCCAGCATGGAATGATAGCTATGTGATTCAAGATGGAGAGGATGGAGGGGTAATCTGCGGAACGGCTTTAGAATACGAATCTTCTCCCGATGATGTAACTCCAACATATGAATTCGTTAAAGAAGTGCTAAAGTGGGCAGTCAAGATAATACCAGCCCTTAAGCACGTTCACGTGGTCAGACAATGGGCCGGCCATTATGCAAAAACTCCAGATAAGAACCCAGCAATTGGAATGATTGAAGAGAACTTTTACGTTGCAGTGGGATTCTCGGGCCATGGATTCATGATGGCTCCTGCAGTTGCTCAAGCGTTGGCAGAAAAGATAGTTGAGGGAAAAACAAAAGTTCCACTAGACTGGGAGTGGTTCGATCCATGGAGGTTTGAGAGGGGTGAACTGAGAGCTTCTGCCTTCCAGATAGGCTAG
- a CDS encoding FAD-dependent oxidoreductase, translating into MRITDHPILDFKKKRTRKVTIYYNGKPIEAYEGETIAAALHAAGVRTLNYSRIKKRARGLFCAIGKCSSCLMTVNGIPNVRTCITLVEDGMKIEENKPVLPPANSNGSKAKTVKGDIIVIGGGPAGLMAAISAHDAGAKVVLIDENPILGGQLVKQTHKFFGKREQFAGIRGIKIAQILEEEIRKRNIETFLETSAVGIFQEGNEKIVVGVRKEKELIEFRGKAIIVATGAMERAIPFENNDLPGIYGAGAIQTLMNTYGIKPGEKALIVGAGNVGLILAYQLLQAGVKVEAIVEAMPKIGGYFVHAAKVRRLGVPILTRHTILRAEGNGKVERAVIVEIDENWNPIPGTEKVLDVDLIAIAVGLRPSIELLQQAGCQIRYIRELGGHVAVRDEWMETTVRGIFVAGDTAGIEEATTAMLEGRIAGVAAALRLGIADESWVREITKTQKELEEFRSGPFGKHIVEGIKKLLEGS; encoded by the coding sequence ATGAGAATAACAGATCATCCTATTCTTGATTTCAAGAAAAAGAGAACGAGAAAAGTAACGATATATTACAATGGAAAGCCCATCGAAGCTTACGAAGGAGAGACAATAGCAGCAGCTCTCCATGCAGCGGGTGTAAGGACACTCAACTATTCCAGAATAAAGAAAAGGGCTAGGGGCTTATTCTGTGCAATAGGAAAGTGCTCCTCTTGTTTAATGACGGTAAACGGAATTCCAAATGTCAGAACGTGCATAACGCTAGTTGAAGACGGTATGAAAATTGAGGAGAACAAACCAGTTCTCCCCCCAGCTAACTCCAACGGGAGCAAGGCAAAAACCGTGAAAGGAGATATAATAGTCATTGGAGGAGGGCCTGCTGGTTTAATGGCTGCAATAAGTGCCCACGATGCTGGGGCTAAGGTAGTTCTCATTGACGAAAATCCAATCCTAGGAGGTCAGCTGGTTAAACAAACCCACAAATTTTTTGGAAAAAGGGAACAGTTCGCTGGAATAAGAGGAATAAAGATAGCTCAGATCCTAGAAGAAGAAATAAGAAAGAGAAACATTGAAACATTCCTCGAAACTTCAGCCGTTGGAATTTTCCAAGAGGGAAATGAGAAGATTGTGGTTGGAGTTAGAAAAGAGAAAGAACTCATAGAATTTAGAGGTAAAGCGATAATTGTTGCCACTGGCGCTATGGAGAGAGCAATACCCTTTGAGAACAACGATCTCCCAGGGATATATGGGGCAGGAGCAATTCAAACTCTAATGAACACTTACGGAATTAAGCCAGGAGAAAAGGCACTAATAGTGGGAGCTGGGAACGTTGGATTAATCCTAGCTTACCAACTTCTTCAGGCGGGAGTTAAAGTTGAAGCGATTGTAGAAGCAATGCCAAAAATAGGAGGATACTTTGTTCATGCAGCAAAAGTGAGGAGATTAGGAGTGCCAATTCTTACTAGACACACAATTCTTAGAGCTGAAGGAAATGGAAAAGTTGAGAGAGCGGTAATTGTGGAGATAGATGAAAACTGGAATCCTATTCCAGGAACAGAAAAGGTTCTTGACGTTGACCTAATTGCAATAGCCGTAGGACTAAGACCAAGCATAGAGTTACTCCAACAAGCAGGGTGTCAAATTAGATATATTAGGGAACTTGGAGGACATGTTGCAGTAAGAGACGAATGGATGGAGACAACAGTAAGGGGAATTTTTGTGGCAGGAGATACAGCGGGGATTGAAGAAGCAACAACTGCAATGCTGGAGGGAAGAATAGCGGGGGTTGCAGCAGCTCTTAGGCTTGGGATTGCAGACGAATCTTGGGTTAGGGAAATAACTAAAACACAAAAGGAGCTCGAAGAATTCCGCTCTGGACCTTTTGGGAAGCATATAGTTGAAGGCATTAAAAAGCTTCTGGAGGGATCATGA
- a CDS encoding adenylate kinase, producing the protein MPFVVIITGIPGVGKSTITRLALQRTKAKFRLINFGDLMFEEAVKAGLVKHRDEMRKLPLKIQRELQMKAAKKITEMAKEHPILVDTHATIKTPHGYMLGLPYEVVKTLNPNFIVIIEATPSEILGRRLRDLKRDRDVETEEQIQRHQDLNRAAAIAYAMHSNALIKIIENHEDKGLEEAVNELVKILDLAVNEYA; encoded by the coding sequence ATGCCTTTTGTGGTCATCATTACGGGTATTCCTGGGGTTGGAAAAAGCACTATCACGAGACTCGCACTCCAGCGAACGAAAGCTAAATTTAGATTAATAAATTTTGGAGATTTAATGTTTGAGGAAGCTGTCAAGGCAGGGTTGGTTAAGCATAGAGATGAGATGAGGAAGCTTCCCCTTAAAATACAGAGAGAGCTTCAAATGAAGGCTGCAAAGAAAATAACGGAAATGGCAAAAGAGCATCCAATACTCGTTGATACTCATGCAACAATAAAGACTCCTCACGGCTATATGCTGGGCCTGCCTTATGAGGTAGTTAAAACATTAAATCCGAACTTCATTGTAATAATTGAGGCTACTCCTTCGGAGATTCTGGGAAGGCGCCTAAGGGACTTAAAGAGGGACAGGGATGTTGAGACTGAAGAGCAGATTCAGAGGCATCAAGACTTAAATAGGGCTGCCGCGATAGCTTATGCAATGCACTCAAATGCTCTCATCAAGATTATAGAAAATCATGAGGATAAAGGTTTAGAGGAAGCTGTTAATGAGCTGGTCAAGATATTAGATTTGGCGGTGAATGAATATGCTTGA
- a CDS encoding 50S ribosomal protein L30: MAKLAVIRIRGRVNVKRPVRDTLAMLRLHRVNHCVIVDDTPSYLGMLQKAKDYITWGEINAETLAKLIRKRGRLIGNKPVTDEYVKEKLGMTIEEFAQKVVNGEMSLKDLPNLKPVFRLHPPRGGFRGSKKRSFKEGGALGYRGEKINELIERML; encoded by the coding sequence ATGGCAAAATTAGCTGTAATTAGGATCAGGGGTAGAGTGAATGTTAAGAGGCCCGTGAGAGATACACTTGCAATGTTAAGACTTCATAGGGTAAATCACTGTGTTATAGTTGATGACACTCCCAGCTACCTGGGAATGCTCCAAAAGGCAAAGGATTACATAACTTGGGGAGAGATTAATGCAGAAACCCTAGCAAAGCTAATTAGAAAGAGAGGCAGGCTCATAGGGAACAAGCCAGTAACTGATGAGTATGTGAAAGAAAAGCTAGGAATGACAATCGAAGAATTTGCCCAAAAGGTCGTCAATGGCGAGATGAGCTTGAAGGATCTTCCAAACCTTAAGCCAGTCTTCAGACTTCACCCACCAAGAGGTGGATTCAGGGGAAGCAAGAAGCGTTCCTTCAAAGAAGGAGGGGCCCTGGGTTATCGTGGCGAGAAAATTAATGAACTAATTGAGAGAATGCTGTGA
- a CDS encoding EMC3/TMCO1 family protein: MLEGIYLALDKLFGPLIVETHPIWVVTVAGIILGAFFVLLNYIFVDQEKLKKLQKMAKEIQQEYRKAMEAKDEKKLRKIQQKQLELLKMQNELMVNAFFKPMLISWPIIIIFWGWLRRWYVEVAIVKYPFSFFLFDIFHKMYHSALKPDELGFIGWYFLTSYVVGSILRKILDMA; encoded by the coding sequence ATGCTTGAGGGAATTTATTTAGCACTTGACAAGCTATTTGGTCCATTAATAGTCGAAACTCACCCAATATGGGTTGTTACTGTAGCAGGAATAATACTTGGAGCGTTCTTCGTTTTACTAAACTACATTTTTGTTGATCAAGAAAAACTCAAGAAACTTCAGAAGATGGCCAAGGAAATACAGCAAGAATATAGAAAAGCCATGGAAGCTAAAGACGAGAAGAAGCTTAGAAAAATCCAACAAAAGCAATTAGAACTCCTAAAAATGCAGAATGAATTAATGGTAAATGCATTCTTTAAGCCAATGCTCATCAGCTGGCCAATAATTATAATATTCTGGGGATGGCTCAGGAGATGGTATGTTGAGGTGGCTATAGTAAAGTATCCTTTCAGCTTCTTCCTCTTCGACATCTTCCACAAAATGTATCACTCTGCTCTTAAACCAGATGAGCTGGGATTCATAGGATGGTACTTCCTAACCAGTTATGTGGTTGGATCAATACTAAGAAAAATATTAGATATGGCCTAG
- the rpsE gene encoding 30S ribosomal protein S5, whose protein sequence is MSQEWKEYAKRVLDEWEPKTKLGMMVKEGQITDIHEIFRRGYQIKEPEIIDVLLPEVNARENQEVLDIALTVRMTDSGRRVRFRVLAAVGNRDGYVGLGIGHGKEVGIAIRKAINYAKLNIIEIKRGCGSWECRCRRPHSVPFAVEGKEGSVRVRLIPGPRGLGLVIGDVGKKILRLAGVQDVWSQTFGETRTTVNFAKAVFNALYNTNRVAISPEMIERYGIVVGRAMPTTFTLE, encoded by the coding sequence ATGAGCCAGGAGTGGAAGGAATACGCTAAAAGGGTTTTAGATGAGTGGGAACCAAAGACTAAGCTCGGAATGATGGTTAAGGAAGGGCAGATAACTGACATTCATGAAATATTCAGAAGAGGTTATCAGATCAAGGAGCCTGAAATAATAGATGTCCTCTTGCCAGAAGTTAATGCAAGAGAGAACCAGGAAGTTCTCGATATAGCTTTGACGGTTAGAATGACTGACAGTGGAAGAAGAGTTAGGTTCAGGGTTTTAGCTGCTGTTGGTAATAGAGATGGTTACGTTGGACTTGGAATTGGGCATGGAAAAGAAGTTGGTATTGCAATAAGAAAAGCAATAAACTATGCAAAGCTGAACATCATCGAGATAAAGAGGGGCTGTGGATCCTGGGAGTGCAGGTGTAGGAGACCTCACTCAGTTCCATTTGCAGTTGAGGGGAAGGAAGGAAGCGTGAGAGTTAGACTAATCCCAGGACCAAGAGGACTTGGACTCGTTATAGGTGACGTAGGAAAGAAGATTCTAAGGCTTGCTGGAGTGCAGGATGTGTGGTCTCAGACATTTGGTGAAACTAGAACAACTGTGAACTTCGCAAAGGCAGTGTTCAATGCCCTATACAACACCAACAGGGTAGCTATTAGCCCTGAGATGATTGAGAGATACGGTATCGTTGTTGGAAGAGCTATGCCAACAACGTTCACATTAGAATGA
- the secY gene encoding preprotein translocase subunit SecY: MGARDIIYALERWFPEVERPKRRVPLRERFMWTGVALILYYVLAEIPVYGIPERIQDYFQFLRVVLAGRNGSILTLGIGPIVTAGIILQLLVGSEIIKLDLANPEDRRFYQALQRVFSVFMCFFEAAVWILGGAFGRVGVDVTYAIAVLMILQLAMGGIVLIILDELVSKWGIGSGISLFIAAGVSQTILTRSLNPLTDPNIIDPLTGQPAIVGAIPYFIQHILKGDLWGAIYRGGSAPDMLSVVATIVVFFIVVYFESMRVEIPLGYRGVTVRGSYPIRFLYVSNIPIILTFALYANIQLWARVLDRLGHPWLGRFDPTTGSPISGFVLYVIPPRNIFSVIDNPVRAIVYLILTVIFSLLFGYLWVELTGLDARSIARQLQRAGLQIPGFRRDPRTLEKVLQRYIPYVTFWGSLTVALIAVLADFLGALGTGTGILLTVGILYRFYEEIAREQITEMFPALRKLFGA, encoded by the coding sequence ATGGGAGCTAGGGACATAATTTATGCTCTAGAAAGATGGTTTCCCGAGGTTGAAAGGCCAAAGAGACGTGTTCCATTAAGAGAAAGATTTATGTGGACTGGAGTTGCACTAATTCTCTACTATGTTCTCGCTGAAATTCCCGTCTATGGAATCCCTGAAAGAATTCAGGACTACTTCCAGTTTTTAAGAGTGGTATTGGCTGGAAGAAATGGATCAATATTAACTTTAGGAATTGGGCCCATTGTTACCGCGGGAATTATTCTCCAGCTTCTTGTAGGTTCTGAGATAATAAAGCTTGACCTGGCAAATCCCGAAGATAGAAGATTTTACCAAGCACTGCAGAGAGTCTTCTCAGTGTTTATGTGTTTCTTTGAGGCTGCAGTGTGGATACTAGGCGGGGCATTTGGTAGGGTTGGAGTTGATGTTACGTATGCTATAGCAGTGTTGATGATACTTCAACTTGCAATGGGTGGTATAGTCCTAATAATCCTTGACGAGCTCGTTAGTAAGTGGGGAATAGGAAGCGGTATAAGTCTCTTCATAGCTGCTGGAGTGTCTCAAACTATACTCACAAGAAGCCTTAATCCATTAACTGATCCCAACATAATTGACCCCTTAACAGGACAACCTGCAATAGTAGGTGCAATCCCATACTTCATCCAGCACATCCTTAAAGGAGATCTATGGGGGGCTATATATAGAGGAGGGTCAGCTCCAGATATGTTAAGCGTCGTTGCAACAATAGTGGTGTTCTTTATAGTGGTTTACTTTGAGAGCATGCGTGTTGAAATTCCATTGGGATATAGAGGGGTAACAGTGAGGGGAAGTTATCCAATAAGATTCCTTTATGTAAGTAACATTCCGATAATCCTAACGTTTGCCCTTTACGCTAACATTCAGCTTTGGGCCAGAGTGCTTGATAGGCTTGGCCATCCATGGCTTGGAAGATTTGATCCCACTACAGGTTCTCCAATCTCGGGCTTTGTACTCTACGTAATACCTCCAAGAAACATATTCAGCGTTATAGATAACCCCGTTAGGGCGATAGTATATCTCATCCTGACGGTAATTTTCAGTTTGCTATTTGGATACCTGTGGGTAGAACTGACGGGACTCGATGCAAGGTCAATAGCAAGGCAGCTCCAGAGGGCTGGACTTCAAATTCCAGGATTTAGAAGGGATCCAAGAACTTTGGAGAAGGTCTTGCAAAGATATATTCCATATGTGACCTTCTGGGGTTCACTGACAGTAGCTTTAATAGCTGTGTTGGCAGACTTCCTTGGAGCTCTTGGAACGGGAACTGGTATATTACTTACGGTCGGTATCCTCTACAGGTTCTACGAGGAAATTGCAAGAGAACAGATAACAGAGATGTTCCCAGCTTTGAGGAAATTGTTTGGCGCTTAG
- a CDS encoding 4Fe-4S binding protein, translated as MMEIPNYLRRGYITPDELFSIIPRPSEERLRKRPVAIPECPQQIPCTPCKEICPVNAVMMDHPNDIPKVDYEKCIGCSLCVQVCPGLAFFMIHYVGDKARITMPYELLPLPEKGEEVILLNRVGEEVGKGKVLAIVPREKSKGDTPIITVEVPIELAWEVRAIKVVRK; from the coding sequence ATGATGGAAATTCCCAATTATTTAAGGAGAGGTTATATAACCCCCGATGAACTCTTTTCGATCATCCCAAGGCCGAGCGAAGAAAGACTCAGAAAAAGACCCGTAGCAATACCAGAGTGCCCTCAGCAAATTCCATGTACTCCATGTAAGGAGATATGTCCAGTTAATGCAGTAATGATGGATCATCCAAACGATATACCTAAAGTGGACTATGAGAAGTGCATAGGATGTTCTCTATGCGTTCAAGTTTGCCCTGGGCTTGCATTCTTCATGATTCACTATGTGGGAGACAAAGCTAGAATAACAATGCCCTATGAGCTATTACCCCTTCCAGAAAAAGGAGAAGAAGTCATTCTTCTTAACAGAGTTGGGGAAGAAGTTGGGAAAGGAAAAGTACTTGCAATTGTTCCCAGGGAGAAGTCAAAAGGAGATACTCCTATTATAACTGTTGAAGTTCCAATAGAGCTCGCGTGGGAAGTTAGGGCAATTAAGGTGGTGAGAAAATGA